From Caloenas nicobarica isolate bCalNic1 chromosome 18, bCalNic1.hap1, whole genome shotgun sequence, a single genomic window includes:
- the ATAD5 gene encoding ATPase family AAA domain-containing protein 5, with protein MVGRLAVAAAAASLPGKDGDAQPCKKRREEDVSVKTITRYFSPLAKPGDKVLSPPKPNNILDYFKKTSVAEKATLPVVAGENKTLLDADDKDCKSLFKPPLKQKRKGKRVNLNNKLRERKESENEHQVEIISDDNRETTGLKQDSNDFIAPCPLVEEKCTRELAEDNVQRENFSNYVIYRKNAKKVGLKVNGTKNRTRKLRKRKHKVNIDLSESFSSENQLNEKWEKETEDRNKMVSPTIAECDAAISDSSFEVNTDDKTSQVNNSIITVSFEDFLKSQGENNGADVEEDTKPTADNSATANETDKSDSVGDPEKGEESQQPPLRTVTVLAQVHSIPPKLAALHKEQRGSRKIASIFLKQRRSVGEKESSPPPLDSEQTELVTQKRKSNVVIEEEELELAVLETGGSDYLKPKCTLEERHQFMKAFRQPTADVVKSGVKKAPGKQKQTTGKPSKEKGGPEDDVVSNKGLESGEPEDSVDKCTHSSARTKTKRPKKFQKKGNRGKASETKETNVSNTSSYNEDEDSGSSVLTKENTVDVRISSSPKANELRRSLRQKNIKTPKSVPPKKIRIRNTFSEDELSDRPLQTSTPKASKRSLKKSNVYKAEVITVPFDGNSPIRMRFTRISATTKSSKAEAMKNEEFNSKNIKISSTSKNISKAKQLVEKAKAIRHNRSKVNEESPAPVRRSSRQRALAEKKKLREDEESVIILDSSLSDTSTTVLNVKQKNLRSLNDVLGKKSKKLKVAKNSNGKPGYPPSFQGRGARNSAGEPIMIFDEGSQDASENSQDDDQFRAKREFLMSGLPELLKRQIAKKAAAMEAYSLASSCFRTVVHVQQKDDCYPMWKLKSPSCPLLTKLRKLNTEVTNVTKITLSLGEFSTVNSKLTGNCSAPVLSGHRPVFPDTFREDLLDEIMSSNSQFPVRKYFNKFLKKQAEVSGFENSNSVQGYRGCTASSEVNQKHSDNWKETKRKRKETEDHKSKRRKQIESTETEIKSRVSRSLISPLSGQKQVETGQATHLGKNKTQKPDVMTEGTEDSSEPNALSGVEKEDVLWTEKYQPQDSSELVGNKKEIERLRSWLKEWKKRADWEEKRNQKGEKEDKGHQDSLDSLDFKDNKSDVEEESSLCNTVLITGPPGVGKTAAVYACAQELGFKIFEVNASCQRSGRQILSQLKEATQSHQVDKKGVNAHKPCFFNSCSSAKSPKKMYSPKKVISPRKPPLSPKGGGLKRSLPPKTLANYFKISSKRKDNDGTVTSQEKNKGNTQDSREEKKDAQIKSISKEVEGGEHNRKSATSLILFEEVDIIFDEDAGFLSAIKTFMATAKRPVVLTTNDPTFSLMFDGYFEEINFKTPSLIHAASFLQALCLAENLRTDVKDLAALLTTNNCDIRQSVLYLQFWVRSGGGFLKDKRLAHRGGDETDEADHVIHSEKTTDSKMDFSQADARLQEFPKCDMGCVETLLGLKNILLPSEDLITFLQHKTTTMERLNKLTQLLTEFQMKKVDFIYSNLELVLPLPVRVLSNQSDSSNSILEKTNVISSKNRSTDSHCSGKSSTGIKSKKTKNQKRLVTLDDSDLFDTGLNYSAEFITLPSDSPPSCAEVNKEESKLLMNKEEKETKTSAKEKRSAPVFQCLNSLTEFVENMSFLDCCVNTNTKEPLEFSKDEGFNWTNGKIKNGLCDEFSIENTDWWSSQSCSEIKAAIEALSFNKCSVNILQNLESSLSKTPDSDQLEGLTLHISNTRNDVSFSQSADSSVYKKAQKRLAVIRTVFSRSPLNLGNKQASVLEYLPTLRSICRSEKLKEQGKTKRRFLHYLEGIHLEIPRQMINGLCLDFP; from the exons ATGGTGGGCAGGCTCGCCGTGGCCGCGGCGGCCGCTTCGCTCCCCGGGAAAGACGGCGACGCTCAG CCATGCAAGAAACGGCGAGAGGAAGATGTTTCTGTAAAAACAATCACAAGATATTTTTCACCGTTAGCAAAACCAGGAGATAAAGTGTTGtcaccaccaaaacccaacaatatattggattattttaaaaagacgTCTGTAGCTGAGAAAGCTACATTACCAGTCGtagctggagaaaataaaacactgttgGATGCTGATGACAAAGACTGTAAGTCACTTTTTAAACCACCTctaaagcagaagaggaaagggaagagagttaatttaaataataagctaagagagaggaaagaatcTGAGAATGAACATCAAGTAGAAATTATTAGTGATGacaacagagaaacaacagGGCTGAAACAAGATAGTAATGATTTTATTGCTCCTTGTCCTTTAGttgaagaaaaatgtacaaGAGAATTAGCAGAAGATAATGTGCAAAGAGAGAACTTTTCAAATTATGTCATctacagaaaaaatgcaaagaaagttGGTTTGAAAGTAAATGGAACAAAAAATAGGACaagaaaattaaggaaaagaaagcacaaagtAAATATTGATTTGTCTGAAagtttttcatctgaaaaccAGCTGAATGAAAAGTgggaaaaggaaactgaagatAGGAACAAGATGGTGTCTCCTACAATAGCAGAGTGTGATGCTGCTATTAGCGACTCCAGTTTTGAAGTTAATACAGATGACAAGACATCGCAGGTAAATAATAGTATAATAACGGTGTCATTTGAGGACTTCCTGAAGAGTCAGGGAGAAAATAATGGAGCTGATGTTGAAGAAGACACAAAGCCAACAGCGGACAATTCTGCTACAGCAAACGAAACGGACAAAAGCGACAGTGTGGGTGACCCGGAAAAGGGTGAGGAGTCTCAGCAGCCGCCACTCAGAACAGTAACTGTCCTGGCACAGGTTCATTCCATCCCCCCAAAATTAGCTGCATTACATAAAGAGCAAAGAGGCTCTAGGAAAATAGCTTCCATTTTTTTGAAGCAGAGAAGAAGCgtaggggaaaaagaaagcagcccACCCCCCTTGGACAGCGAACAAACGGAGCTGGttactcagaaaagaaaatctaatgTAGTTATTGAGGAAGAAGAACTGGAATTAGCTGTGCTGGAGACTGGAGGGTCAGATTATTTGAAGCCAAAATGTACTCTGGAAGAAAGGCATCAGTTCATGAAGGCGTTTAGACAACCAACAGCAGATGTGGTAAAAAGTGGAGTTAAAAAGGcacctggaaaacaaaagcaaaccaccGGAAagccttcaaaagaaaaaggaggaccCGAAGATGATGTTGTTTCAAATAAAGGATTAGAAAGTGGAGAACCAGAAGATTCTGTGGACAAATGCACACATTCTAGTGCTAGAACTAAAACTAAAAGACCtaaaaagtttcagaaaaaaggaaacagagggaAGGCTTCAGAAACTAAGGAAACCAATGTCTCGAATACCAGCAGTTACAATGAAGATGAGGATTCAGGATCTAGCGTTCTTACCAAGGAGAACACGGTAGATGTGAGAATTTCATCAAGTCCAAAAGCGAATGAGTTAAGGAGGAGTTTAAGGCAGAAGAACATCAAAACACCAAAAAGTGTTCCACCTAAAAAAATCAGGATTAGAAATACCTTTTCTGAAGATGAATTAAGTGACCGCCCTTTACAGACTTCCACACCAAAAGCGAGCAAGCGATCCCTGAAGAAAAGTAACGTGTATAAAGCCGAGGTGATTACTGTGCCCTTTGATGGAAACAGCCCAATAAG AATGAGGTTTACACGTATCAGTGCAACTACAAAATCAAGTAAAGCTGAAGCCATGAAAAATGAAGAGTTTAACTCCAAAAATATAAAG ATAAGCTCTACTTCTAAAAATATATCCAAAGCGAAACAGCTGGTAGAAAAAGCAAAGGCCATACGGCACAACAGATCAAAGGTTAACGAAGAGTCCCCGGCTCCCGTCCGGCGCTCGTCTCGACAGCGAGCacttgctgagaagaaaaaactaCGAGAAGATGAG GAATCGGTAATAATTTTAGATTCAAGCCTGAGTGACACCAGTACTACAGTGCTCAATGTGAAACAAAAGAATCTTCGGAGCTTAAAtgatgttttggggaaaaagtcTAAAAAGTTGAAGGTTGCAAAGAACTCAAATG gaaaaccgGGATATCCCCCTTCCTTCCAAGGCCGAGGAGCTCGAAACTCTGCAGGTGAACCCATCATGATCTTTGATGAAGGCAG CCAAGATGCATCTGAAAATTCTCAAGATGACGATCAGTTCAGAGCAAAACGTGAATTCCTGATGAGTGGATTGCCAGAGTTACTGAAGAGGCAGATTGCAAAGAAAGCGGCAGCGATGGAAGCGTATTCCCTTGCGAGTTCGTGCTTTAGGACTGTTGTCCATGTGCAGCAGAAGGATGACT GTTATCCCATGTGGAAACTGAAATCACCATCATGTCCACTATTAACTAAGCTGAGGAAACTGAATACTGAAGTCACTAATGTCACAAAAATCACCCTTTCACTTGGTGAATTCTCCACTGTGAATTCAAAACTAACTGGAAACTGTTCTGCACCTGTG CTTTCTGGCCACCGACCAGTTTTTCCTGATACATTCAGGGAAGATTTACTAGATGAGATAATGTCTTCTAATTCTCAATTTCCTGTGAGAAAATACTTCAACAAGTTTctgaaaaagcaagcagaagtaTCGGGTTTTGAAAACAGTAATAGTGTACAAGGTTA caGAGGTTGCACTGCAAGTTCTGAGGTAAATCAGAAACATTCTGACAACTGGAAGGAAActaagaggaaaaggaaagaaacagaagaccacaaatcaaaaagaagaaaacaaattgaaagtacagagactgaaataaaatccagaGTTTCCAGGAGCCTTATTTCTCCCTTATCTGGACAAAAACAAGTAGAGACAGGACAAGCAACACATTTAGGGAAAAACAAGACCCAGAAACCAGATGTTATGACAGAAGGCACGGAAGATTCATCAGAGCCAAATGCACTTTCAG GTGTTGAAAAGGAAGATGTGCTCTGGACAGAAAAATACCAGCCTCAAGATTCCAGTGAACTTGTAgggaacaagaaagaaattgaaaggCTACGCAG TTGgttaaaagaatggaaaaaaagagctgattgggaagaaaaaagaaatcagaaaggagaaaaggaggacaAAGGGCATCAAG ATTCTTTGGACAGCCTTGACTTTAAAGATAATAAGTCTGATGTTGAGGAAGAGAGTAGCCTGTGCAATACAGTTCTGATCACTGGCCCGCCAGGAGTGGGGAAAACTGCTGCCGTCTATGCTTGTGCTCAGGAGCTCGGTTTCAAG ATATTTGAAGTCAATGCCTCTTGCCAGCGTAGCGGTAGACAGATACTGTCCCAACTAAAAGAAGCTACTCAGTCTCATCAGGTGGACAAAAAAGGCGTTAATGCACACAAGCCTTGCTTTTTTAACAGCTGTAGCAGTGCCAAGTCACCAA AAAAGATGTATTCTCCCAAGAAAGTTATTTCACCAAGAAAACCTCCATTATCACCGAAAGGAGGAGGATTAAAACGAAGCCTACCCCCTAAAACACTGGCAaactatttcaaaatttcttccAAACGTAAAGATAATGATGGAACAGTAAcatctcaagaaaaaaataaag GGAATACTCAAGATTCAcgtgaagaaaagaaagatgctcAAATTAAGTCAATAAGCAAAGAAGTAGAAGGAGGagaacacaacagaaaaagtgCAACATCTCTTATTCTTTTTGAAGAG GTAGATATAATATTCGATGAAGATGCAGGATTCCTAAGTGCAATAAAGACGTTCATGGCAACCGCAAAGAGACCTGTAGTTCTCACTACCAATG ATCCAACATTCAGCTTAATGTTTGATGGCTATTTTGAAGAGATCAACTTTAAAACCCCTTCTTTG ATCCATGCTGCCAGCTTTCTTCAAGCGCTGTGTCTGGCTGAGAATCTACGAACAGATGTGAAAGACTTGGCTGCTCTGTTAACCACAAATAACTGCGATATCAGACAAAGTGTTCTCTACTTGCAATTTTGGGTTAGAAGTGGAGGGGGATTCTTGAAAGACAAACGTTTGGCACATCGTG GAGGAGATGAGACAGATGAAGCGGATCACGTAATTCATTCTGAAAAGACCACTGATTCCAAGATGGATTTTTCTCAAGCTGATGCACGTCTTCAGGAATTTCCCAAATGTGATATGGGCTGTGTAGAGACATTGCTTGGCCTTAAGAATATCCTGTTGCCTTCAGAAGATTTGATTACGTTTCTTCAG cacaaaaccacaaccatGGAGAGATTGAATAAATTAACACAGCTTCTCACAGAATTCCAGATGAagaaagtggattttatatATAGTAATCTTGAGCTTGTTCTTCCCTTACCAGTGCGAGTTCTTTCAAACCAGTCTGACTCCTCTAACTCTATACTTGAAAAGACTAACGtaatttcttcaaaaaacaGATCTACTGACAGTCATTGCtctggaaaaagcagcactgGAATAAAGTCTAAAAAGACAAAGAACCAAAAAAGGCTTGTTACATTGGATGATAGTGACTTATTTGATACTGGACTGAACTATTCAGCTGAATTCATAACTTTGCCATCGGATAGTCCTCCATCATGTGCTGAAGTGAATAAAGAGGAATCAAAATTGCTGatgaataaagaagaaaaagaaactaaaaccTCAGCAAAGGAGAAGAGGTCCGCTCCTGTTTTTCAGTGTCTGAACTCACTGACTGAATTTGTGGAGAACATGTCTTTCTTGGATTGCTGTGTAAACACCAACACCAAGGAACCGCTGGAGTTTTCTAAAGATGAAGGATTTAATTGGACAAATGGCAAAATCAAAAATGGTCTTTGTGATGAGTTCAGTATAGAAAATACTGATTGGTGGAGTTCCCAGAGCTGTAGTGAAATAAAGGCAGCTATTGAAGCGCTCAGTTTTAACAAATGTTCTGTTAATATTCTCCAAAACTTGGAATCCTCTTTGAGTAAAACACCTGACAGTGATCAGCTGGAGGGACTTACTTTGCATATTTCTAACACAAGAAACGACGTATCCTTCAGCCAGTCAGCTGATTCAAG CGTTtacaaaaaagcacagaagcGGCTGGCAGTCATCAGAACTGTATTTTCCAGAAGTCCTTTAAACCTTGGCAATAAGCAGGCCAGCGTACTTGAATACCTCCCCACGCTTCGCAGTATCTGTAGGTCTGAGAAGCTGAAAGAGCAAGGGAAGACTAAAAGAAG GTTCTTGCATTATCTTGAAGGGATTCATCTCGAAATACCCAGACAAATGATAAATGGTCTGTGTTTGGACTTCCCTTAA